The following proteins are co-located in the Procambarus clarkii isolate CNS0578487 chromosome 16, FALCON_Pclarkii_2.0, whole genome shotgun sequence genome:
- the LOC123760209 gene encoding zonadhesin-like yields the protein MSPELKVAAKSLRDNKEMCHEGLATCHLSSSGEVTSHQCPGYRTTSPVYRTTGPLYRTTGPVYRTTGPVYRTTGPVYRTTDPVYRTTGPVYRTTGPVYRTTGPVYRTTGPVYRTTGPVYRTTGPVYRTTGPVYRTTGPVYRTTGPVYRTTGPVYRTTGSVYRTTGPVYRTTGPVYRTAGPVYRTAGPVYRTTGPVYRTTGPVYRTTGPVYRTTGPVYRTTGSVYRTTGPVYRTTGPVYRTTGPVYRTTGPVYRTTGPVYRTTGPVYRTTGPVYRTTGPVYRTTGPVYRTTGPVYRTTGPVYRTTGPVYRTTGPVYRTTGPVYRTTGPVYRTTGPVYRTTGPVYRTTGPVYRTTGPLRL from the exons ATGTCCCCAGAGCTCAAagtggcagctaagagccttcgtgacaaCAAGGAGATGTGTCATGAAggcttggcgacttgtcacctctcttcgtcaggagaggtgacaagtcaccaat GCCCTGGGTACCGCACCACTAGCCCTGTGTACCGCACCACTGGCCCTCTGTACCGCACCACTGGCCCTGTGTACCGCACCACTGGCCCTGTGTACCGCACCACTGGCCCTGTGTACCGCACCACTGACCCTGTGTACCGCACCACTGGCCCTGTGTACCGCACCACTGGCCCTGTGTACCGCACCACTGGCCCTGTGTACCGCACCACTGGCCCTGTGTACCGCACCACTGGCCCTGTGTACCGCACCACTGGCCCTGTGTACCGCACCACTGGCCCTGTGTACCGCACCACTGGCCCTGTGTACCGCACAACTGGCCCTGTGTACCGCACAACTGGCCCTGTGTACCGCACCACTGGCTCTGTGTACCGCACAACTGGCCCTGTGTACCGCACCACTGGCCCTGTGTACCGCACCGCTGGCCCTGTGTACCGCACCGCTGGCCCTGTGTACCGCACCACTGGCCCTGTGTACCGCACCACTGGCCCTGTGTACCGCACAACTGGCCCTGTGTACCGCACAACTGGCCCTGTGTACCGCACCACTGGCTCTGTGTACCGCACAACTGGCCCTGTGTACCGCACCACTGGCCCTGTGTACCGCACCACTGGCCCTGTGTACCGCACCACTGGCCCTGTGTACCGCACCACTGGCCCTGTGTACCGCACCACTGGCCCTGTGTACCGCACCACTGGCCCTGTGTACCGCACAACTGGCCCTGTGTACCGCACAACTGGCCCTGTGTACCGCACAACTGGCCCTGTGTACCGCACCACTGGCCCTGTGTACCGCACCACTGGCCCTGTGTACCGCACCACTGGCCCTGTGTACCGCACCACTGGCCCTGTGTACCGCACCACTGGCCCTGTGTACCGCACCACTGGCCCTGTGTACCGCACCACTGGCCCTGTGTACCGCACCACTGGCCCTGTGTACCGCACCACTGGCCCT TTGCGATTGTAA